In the Hordeum vulgare subsp. vulgare chromosome 7H, MorexV3_pseudomolecules_assembly, whole genome shotgun sequence genome, one interval contains:
- the LOC123410410 gene encoding receptor-like protein kinase FERONIA, which produces MAFPTQLVTLTCLTLLAVLLIAMAADKDSTASDHIDCGESSQNIDDSGRTWDGDADYKFAPSVKGVAATAHFNDLHHIIPWRTARIFTSNYTYSFLVSPDRMFLRLYFCPGEYYDDDGDYAISNAFFGVTTGNLVLLNDFNVSQTAQDISFVYLVREFSVNVSSGSLDLTFAPSAHRNGSYAFVSGIEIVPINRSEWFLCICEWH; this is translated from the coding sequence ATGGCGTTCCCTACCCAACTTGTTACTCTCACATGCCTTACACTGCTAGCTGTCTTGTTGATCGCCATGGCAGCTGATAAAGACTCCACGGCCTCTGACCACATAGATTGCGGAGAATCAAGCCAAAACATTGATGATAGTGGCCGTACTTGGGATGGGGATGCTGACTACAAGTTCGCGCCATCAGTAAAAGGAGTTGCAGCCACTGCTCATTTCAATGACCTGCACCACATAATCCCTTGGAGGACTGCACGCATCTTCACTTCAAATTACACCTATTCCTTCCTTGTCAGCCCAGACCGCATGTTCTTACGCCTCTACTTCTGTCCGGGTGAGTACTATGACGACGATGGAGACTATGCTATCTCCAATGCCTTCTTCGGTGTCACGACAGGAAATCTTGTCCTCTTAAATGATTTTAATGTTTCACAAACAGCACAGGATATCAGTTTTGTCTACCTTGTGCGTGAATTCTCAGTGAACGTTTCTTCAGGCAGCTTGGACCTCACCTTTGCCCCATCAGCACATCGGAATGGTTCTTATGCATTTGTGAGTGGCATTGAGATTGTGCCCATCAACAGATCGGAATGGTTCTTATGCATTTGTGAGTGGCATTGA